CTCTTTGGCCTGTGACCATTCCAGTCTAGGACCAAACTGAGAAACAACTTTAGAAGAAGCCAAGCTCGCGATCTTACCCGCCTCGGCATAGCTATGACCATGCGTGATCCCAAAAAGGAAAGCGCCTGCATACATATCTCCAGCGCCATTGGTATCGACAGCATCCACCTGGTACGGCTCTATGTCGATAAAAGTCTCGCCATCAAATATCGTAGCACCATTCTTACCCAGTGTGATCACAAAACGATCGGCCACATCCTTCAAAGCTTCTCTGGCGTCTAGCACATTGTCTTTCTCTGTGAAAAGCATTGCCTCTTCCTCATTACAAAAGAGAAGATCCACTCCATCACCCACGATTTCTTTCATCTCCGCATGAAAGAACTTAACCATACTAGGGTCTGAGAAAGAAAGGGAAACTTTCACTCCATTGGCTCGGGCGACATCCATGGCTTTTTTCATGGCCTCACGTCCAGATGGGGATGGCACTAGGTAGCCTTCAGAATAGATATATTTTGAGTTTTTGATGGCCTCCTCGTCTATTTCCTCAACAGAAAAATCAGAAGTGATTCCCAAAAATGTATTCATGGTACGCTCGGCATCAGGAGTCGTCATCACCAGACATCTACCGGTGATTCCTTCGGGAGCAGTCTCTTCGGTCAACTTCGTGTCTACACCGTTTGTCTTTAGGTCTTTGAGATAAAAAGAACCGAACTCATCATTAGACACCTTACAAGAATAGTAGCAGGTACTTCCAAACTGGCTGGCAGCTACCACTGTGTTAGCAGCCGATCCGCCACCCTTCATCATGTTTTCGCTCACATTGATCTGGCTGATCAGTTGCTTCTGACGATCTTCTTCTACCAGTGTCATCAGTCCTTTTTCCACTTCGTTTTTGGTCAGGAAGTCATCACCCACCTCGAACACCAAATCCACCAAAGCGTTTCCTA
This is a stretch of genomic DNA from Reichenbachiella ulvae. It encodes these proteins:
- a CDS encoding adenosine kinase; its protein translation is MKKYDIYGIGNALVDLVFEVGDDFLTKNEVEKGLMTLVEEDRQKQLISQINVSENMMKGGGSAANTVVAASQFGSTCYYSCKVSNDEFGSFYLKDLKTNGVDTKLTEETAPEGITGRCLVMTTPDAERTMNTFLGITSDFSVEEIDEEAIKNSKYIYSEGYLVPSPSGREAMKKAMDVARANGVKVSLSFSDPSMVKFFHAEMKEIVGDGVDLLFCNEEEAMLFTEKDNVLDAREALKDVADRFVITLGKNGATIFDGETFIDIEPYQVDAVDTNGAGDMYAGAFLFGITHGHSYAEAGKIASLASSKVVSQFGPRLEWSQAKEILNHLFE